TGGTGGGAGATGGTTCCAGTACCTGAAATCAGTTATGACGGCTGAGTTCGGTGTTTGTTTTGTGGGTTTGGTGTTTGCAGGATGAGTCCTTATTGTTTGAGAAATTTTGTTACGATGCATGCCATAATCATTAGCATCATCATGACTATCATCAAAAGATTTCTTCTTGCCCTCAAAGTGGTAACCAGCTATTTTCCTAGGCCTATCCTTGATGCCATGAACTTGCTTTCCAGTTGTAGCCTTATTCTGTACAAATATAAATAGAATCAGGATATAATACAACCACCAATATTAACAAAGAAACTGCTTCccaacaaattttattatacaaGTCAAATATGATTTGTTTGTGTCCTACAGCAAAACCAAACAAGAGGTTGAACTGTGGAATTTGAGTGAGTTTGGTCGGATGTAATGAGAAGTTTGGTTATGACTAATGAGTAGTTTGTTTCAAAATTGAGATTGAATTGATATGAGAATTAGGTTAAAATTATGTGAATGCTGAGTAAGGTTTAGCTTGTCCGGGTTAAATAGCAGTGTCTGCATTCAAATTTTCTGTTTGGTTGGTTGTAGTAAAAAAACATGTTAAGAACTACGGCGGTGGTTTAGAAGTACCGCCTACCAAGTGATCACTGCCTGGGCCCGGGAGGTTATACTACTTGATCAGCactaatttttttgaacttctAAATTCTTGAATAGATGGAGCAATGCCTTTGAGTCACTATTTGGCACATTTAAGCTTCAGAATATTTTCTGCTCAATTGTTGAAAACTCTATGATAATTTTGGGACAAAAAGGAGCTAAGAAAAACAAGCTTAATATTGAACAAAAATTGATGTGATACTCGAGCTCGTTATATATTTGTGTAGGACACTAGTTTAGATTACATCAAAATGAATTGAATGTGTAAATATAAACAGAATCAGACATAGTTCTAACCTTATTAGGAGATATTTGCAGAGCACTTGGATTTGAAGAATATGCTGTCATGGCATCTTCAGATAATTCTAAAATTTCATAATCTTGTGTTCTTGAGCGTTTCATGTTTAGGTGGATGTTTAGACTCGGGCGTATTAGAATAtgtgatataaatatatgtgcTTGTTTGGAGAGGTTGTGTTAAATTTAGTAGACCAACTGAATTACAATTGTGGAGTTGTATAGTCAGAAGGAGTTGAATTTTTATCATTGTGCACCACATGACTCATAGTACAGTTAGGAGTTTTTAAAGTTAATCTTGTTTTTTTAAtcgtaaaatattttataaacatacttctataatttttaactttaaaatatataattttgatcaaTGGCCGTCTCTATTGAACCAAATATGGCACGTGAACTTTTAAGTGAAGTTATGAGGTCAGGCCTTTGACCTGATATAATCGTGATTTGAACACTGCATCTGTTTATTCTTAGTAGTCTAGCTTTTGTAACTAACATTTGGAGGCTTGTTTAAAGAATGCAAAAGTGATTATAGTACTAATTACTATTCTAAAGTCATGTTATACTTTAAATTATTCCTCTTATGGCCAATCTTCTATTTAAGCACCTCCATCCTCTCTTCTTCCTTCAACAAACTCAGTAGTATTCATATTTCTTTAGTTTGTTGTGGCAACTGGAGTAAATGCAGACCGAGAGAGCGCGTTGTGCCGGATATTGAAGGACTACAAGGGTTCGGAGGAGAGGTTATCCATGCTTAAGAATAGAAACCTGGTGAAAATACAGAGGAAAAAAAGGTCTTGGTTGTGGTGTGGAAATTGAGGCATGGAAGTATCAGCTGATCATTGTGCAACCACAATGCTAGATCATGAGTCGTAGTTCAAAGCTCAGTAAGTCATCAATGTTAGTCTCATCTCCCTGTCTAACATTCAGAACTGGATACTACATTAGAATATAATCTAATCGCGTAGATTTTTCTGTTCCCCAGGTTCAAAAGGCCATTAAGTGGACCTTTGGAGCTGAAGAACACGCGTGGAAGAGACCTGTTCTTGACATTCATGGCTCACGATGGTCCTACAGCTAATCCTTTTTGAAGGCATGCTCCTACAGCTAATCTCGATGGTCTAATCCAACTATAACCGGTTTCTTAATCCAGACACAGGAGAACCAGAGAAGTCATTTTAATCCAGAAATGTAAACATACTAAACTGTAGGAATTAAGGCCTGATTCAATTTCACTCCAGAATGTAAACATACTAAACTGTAGTAATTGAGGCCTGATTCAATTTCACTCCAGAATCTTTGTAGAGAGATAGTATTTAAGATGGCCAGAAATTTATACAGATTTTGAAAATGCGACTCAGTTTTCTTTGTCTTCACCATGTACAGCATACAGACCCTTCCCTGCCATTCACTATGTTCCCATAACCTGTGACCTTACTTCACACATCGGGTTCGAGCACCTACTATATAATCCGATTCCCCTATACACagtattagaatataatatgatcctgttAAGCCcttctctaacaccttgagattttaggagaattggtcacttaacatggtacAGGGCAATATTTCATCACAGATGTTTATGCGCCAAGTATTAGGGGCTTAGAACCAGATTGCTAGTAATATACAACTAAAATTTCTTTAAGATTAGGAATGCTAGTACAAGTATGATACACAATGTTACAAAAGCTtgagataaatataaatatcgatTACAGCAAAAGCATAAGCATGATCAACACCACCCATTAGACTTCTTCAATCTCATCCAATGCATAGTTGTTTGTTGATACACCTGCATAGTTCACTTTCTTGAACCGCACCACAACTGGATATTGCGTTTTCGGGTCCTGCAGATCACAGAGATGTTAAAATCAACACAACATTTAGCCatttaattatgttaatataatttaattaaccAGGGAAATTTACTTGATCAACAGCTACAACTGATCCAGTGCCTTTGTACCAGTAGGATTCCTTGCTCAGAATCTTCACGTGTCCAATTCCAGGTTCACAAAAATCAGGACTCATGCATGCACTGCTCGGACTTTCTACATCTTGTTACACTTCACTAAAATACGGACGTATCCACTAGACTATGACAGACACGTtgtaaaattagtaaaaaaaaaatattaaactaaaaaatgctACTTGAGCGCGATTATTCCTGAAAGTAACAAAAATGTTTTAGAAGTGAACCATATCTTGAAATTATGTGAAAAAACCCACAAATGACTTAAAAAATTTAGAGTCAGGTCATTAGGAAACTTTTACATGATGAAGGTATCATCAATACCATGGCAGGTGCTTCCCTTGTGACAAAAGATCACATGAAACATTTATTCAGCAATTTGTTACACCCTGCTTTTCCAATTCATTTGGCACTATAATAGCCAATTGTATTGATAATTAGGAATTTGTTACACCCTGCTTTTCCAATTCATTTGGCACTATAATAGGCAATTGTATTGATAATTAAACTGTCATGCCAGAAGAATTTATTTCATCTGTAagctgaaatatttttttgatgcaCCAAGCTGTCTCTTAGCTATATAATTCACAATTCATTTGAGCATAATTCCATAGGTCATCACAGATAAGTTGAGCAAATATAAAAAGATCAGTTTGAAAATATGTAATCAATTTCTTACACCCTGGTTTTCCAATGCATTTGGCAGCAGAATAGGCAATTCTATTGATAATTAAACTCTCATGTCAGAAGaaattatttcatttgtaaggtgaaatatttttttgatgcaCCAAGCTGTCTGTTTTATTGAAGGAAAATCCTGAAGCCAGTGCGTCATCTGTAAATACTTTTAATCATAGATATCCGTcatatataaattgaaaaaataatcacATCCTGGCAACATCCTGACATTGTATGACACcaaatgtattaaaataaagACTCATGCAAATGAAATAAAACCAGGGTACAGTAAACCAGAGAAACTGTGATGGAGAGTATAATGTAAACTTTAACATGGAAATAGGGGGAAAAACCTTATATATCAAAGTCATATGATAGTCTGTAATCTCAATTTTTTCCAGATTTGAAACATGAATAACTCTAATAATACTACGcttatcaataataataataatggtaGATTTTTAAGAACCTTTCTGTAATTTCCAAAAATGCCAGATTAAGTCTTAGAACGTCGGCTCTTGTTTTCAGACTTTCCCTTTGTACCAGAATTTGCTGGTGGAATCTGATCTCCATTCATTGTATCCCTCGGAGCATCATGATATTGTTTGACTTCTAAAAAGCTCTTTGATGTATTTTCTGGATTAGGTAGAAGTTGGTCTGAATTTTTATGATCATCTGGTGTTTTTCTCTTGTTCTGAAGGTGACGTTTGGATGGTTCCTTGGTTTGATGGGCCAAGTTATGTTCTGGCTTGTCTTCGAAAGAATCAATTTTTGAAATGGCAGTTGGTCTTGTCATTTCCACTTCTTCTATGTCCGTCACTGTGAACCCTTCTCTATGCTGAACTGTATTGTATTGATTCAGTTTTAGCTTAAATATGCAGGTCTTGCCCACCATGTTATTTAAAACCGATGGAATAATCTCTGGGGTTGCGTTCTGTAGCACGAGAACCAACATAtataatgattaaaaaatataatacaattgTATTAAGGGAAGCATTTATAACGGGTTATAAAGTTGAATACCTGGTCAGTGTTGAGTAAATGTTGTGCTGAGACTTTTATTAGTTGCATGACATGTCTATCAAATATGACAAACGACGTATCAGAAGTTGAATCCTGAACTGCAAGTGTTACTTTATATACCGGTATTGGTTTTGTTTCATCCGAACATTTGATACATTGGGCGAAGTCATTCAATTTTTTGCCGCACTTGTTGCACCCAGTATAATACCATCCATGGGCGGGAAATAAGCCAATCACCGTTGCTTTAGTATAGAATTCAATAAACTGCACATTAAATTAACAACATACAATGTGTATTGTGAATAAATAAGCCTTCTGGTATAGTTTGCAACATCAGTGACGAAAAGTATGCTTGTTATTTCTTACATTTTTTCCATCCGGTAGTTGTGCTTCAAACAGTTCTGCTATTGGAACAGTTTCAACATTCGCCGTCATCGGTTGGTCCTGGGTCCTCATAGATGGCACAAGTGTGGGTATTATAGTATTTTCCAATTTAGTACTTTCACGGAGTGTTGTGACAGCTTCGTGGTCAATGTTGAAAAAGTACTGTGTTGAACTGCTTGACCACAACACAATTTCTCCTACAAAGTTGCGAGATGACAGTGATTAAGATTATATGAGCTATTATTAAGAAAAGTTTGAAAACAATTGAATTGTTACCTCTGACAAGTCTAGTGGAAGTTCCAGTTATGATAACGACGACATTTGGCTGGTTGTACTCATTTTTCCGGTTGAGGAAATCAAATGCTTGATTCTCCCACAGTGTGAGTGTTATCTCATCCCTGAAAGAGAAATAGTAATATCCATGTATAAAGAAGATTTCTTAACCATGTTAATTGTTATGTATACCAATGTATATTTTTTGGGTTGAAATTCTTGCACGTGTGTAATAAAAACCAACCTTTCGTCTGAGAGGACAATATCTAATGACTTCTTCCCGCTTTTTGCAGTTTGTATATCGGTATAATCTTTCAACTTTCCCACAacatctaaaaaaaaaatatgtatatgagtATTCTATAGAACTAAATGATGCTTTTGTGCTTGAGTATTTCAAAGTATTCAAAAAAGGCTAGTACTAACGGATGTATGAGTTACTACCTATAAGAGTTACAACATCTCCGAGTCTTCCTCTTGCCTGTGCGAAAGTCTTCAGGCCAAATTGAAGCATAGGTATAGCTGGTACATCGCCAAGTTTCTTGACATTGGTCTTTCGATGGAAGTTAATAGCATACTCTCCCGGCACAGGCCTGTAAGTGTCGGGCGCAGGGACTACATCATAGTCTGAGATCAAGTATACAGTTCCAAGTTGCAGTCTTTTTGAGAAATCTGCTATCAAACCAAACTGCAGTGGCCCGGCCTGGAATTGGGTTCCCTGCACAGTGTGTGTGTTGTATTAAGATGTTTTCCAAGTCAATTTTCCATATAGATTGGGACaacaaacacatacatatataataaggaATAAAACAAACCTCTTTGTccataatgatataatatataataaggaATAAAACAAACCTCTTCGTCAATAATGATATAAGTTTTGGTTGTGGCATATGTCGCTCCTGCTTTTCTCCCTTCCCAttctcttgaaattctaacTTTAATGAATTCTGTTCCTCTTCCAAGAGTTAGTTCCTTCAATAATCTGCATGCCTCCATTACTGTGTTTGATGATTCGGGTTTTTGCTTTCTTTGGTTGCTAGGAGGTGGTTTGGTTAGAGTTAGAAGAAGCCTCGTGCAAAAGGGAATTTATATATAGATAAGAGAATAGATGAGATTGATTTTAGTTAGGACTATAAATATGAAGTTCAGCATAATTCTATTTGACGTCTAACACATTTGAAGTTCTGGGAAACTATAATTTGAGAGGTATTAGGTTTATAATTTTCAGCAGTACCAGTATTTatgctattttatttttatagctAAATTAGTTTTATGTAgcatacatttattttaaatttggaaaaatatatttaattttatatactgaatatttaatttatctaaatgtaaattatttttcgaCAAACATCTTGTTACATgtttttaacatatataaatcaatTGTATAAATATCATATTAGGTATTATCACATTAAATACAAAATCAGATATTTTTAATAGTAATTTGTTCATATTTCTTTTATCTTATTTAGAAatgttgatattttatttatcgGTTAAGACGAAAATATAGTTTTGGAGATTTAATTATGGTTTTGGAGATTCTTGTTATGTGTTTTTAACATATAAAACTGGATAGGAATTATGACATTAAATACaaacattcatattttatttatgttaatcTGTTAAATgctattatttgtttatttgaaaatggtgatattttatttattgccGAAAAAGAAATATCACTTTTGGAAAAATTTTATTAGTTATAAcgaatgaaaatataatattttaagaaaaatatatttttacgtgtttttaacatatataattgaaTTGTATAAATATGATGTTAGGTATTAtcacattaaatataaatattgatattataatttaattcttaacaccattttattattattttagtattaatgaattggagAGCCAACAAGACATGATTAGCAGCAGAGGGAAGAACCTGAGTACCCCATAGAGCACTCACTTTGCGAGTACTGAGCACTTACTTAGCTGTGCAATGTAAGATTCTTTCAAACCAATCAGCCCCAAATTGAAGGATTCAGTCTTGTTATGAACAGGGGGAACCTGTGTTTAGGCAGGTGTAAGATTATCATTCTTCAAGTTGGGAGCTGCTATGAGATATGACTGAAATACCTGTATAAAAAGATCTCCTGATCAGAAGGTAGGTAATGTTTAAAGGGTGAGCACAAGCATTCGCAGGCCAGCACAAAAATCTGGCTGTGCCGCGCAAAGTCCCGTTGATTCTCCTGCACAATTAGTGAAATGGCATCAAGCAAAACTTAGAAGAACCTCCTCTGGGTTATACACTCCATGCATTGTGTATCAGGTATCACATATATCAGGTGGATACTGTTATGGACTCTATGGAGTGTTCATGCTCTTCCTGCTATAGGATTTGCTGACTTGTAATAACAATATATACAAACCAACCCCAAGCAGCTGGTATACTCTTTTAGTGCTTGTAAAcaacaaagaaagaaaaaaaagagaaacaaaGATTGTATGTAGAAATCATAGGCTATGTTGAAGTCATTGTCAACTACTGGTAACAATCCAACTGATCTATATAATCATCTGCTATATGTAGTAGTCCTAAAATGAAATTCCATAAGTAAATAATATTAGCAAGACGGAAGAATGAATCCGCGGAATTCCCAAAAAAAACGAAGCTAATTTATTTTTAGCATCACAAGTTGGCAAAAATCTCATGATAAACGACATTTTTCGTCATGCCAACAAATGGGTGAGTTTCATTTTCACACACTATATGCAACCCCAATGGTGTTGTTACTCTCGATATCGCCACATAAAACTGTCCATGGCTGAAAACTGGTCTAGGCAAATATAAGCCAACATATTTAAGCGTTTGTCCTTGGCTTTTGTTTATCGTCATTGCATAACAGAGTGATACGGGAAATTGAACTCTTTTGAGTGTAAAAGGAAGTGTTGTGTCTGACGGCCGCATACAAATACGTGGGATGAAAGCCTTCTGACCAATATGATTGCCGGTAACTATGACAGCTTCTATAACTCGGGCACATAATTGAGTGACAATTAATCGTGTTCCGTTGCACAATCCCTTGCTAGGAGCCAGATTCCTTAACAGAACAATTGGAGCTCCAATTTTGAGCTCGAGCTGATGATTAGGTACTCCTGCTATTCTTAAAGAATTCAAATATTCTGATGTGTACATGGTTTCCATTGATTCATAATTAACCGTGCTTTTACAAACTGAATCCACGCTTCGATATATTTTGGACTGGCCTGCAAACAATCCAATTGAAGTTAAATTGGAGTAGTGTAACATATGTATGAAATAGTAGTGAACATAAATTTGAAGCAGCAAAAGGAATTCTATATAAAACTGAAAAAAGACAATTagcttttgtcaaaaaaaaaaatacaattagcTGATTAACAACTtgttttttcccaaacacttctTACTTTTCTTCGGCATTTCACATGTCACTCTAATTCTGAATTAAAACCAGCAGTTGGCCTCTGAAACTGCATAATATTTAGGACATTGGCCCAAATATAATTTACGTAAAGATATAGCTATAGATAACCCCATTGGAGTATATATTGATCTTCTTTGgctaaaattttacataatcattTTGGCCAATCAATATAGCTAACCATTATACATATATTCTTTGGATAGCTTCTCTAAGGGTCCCTTCTCTAGTAGAGATGGTGAAGGAGAGGATCAGAAAAGTAATGCAAAGATTTAAGCAATACGATGATCATACAAGATGGAGTTTAAACAATGTAAGAGAAAGCGTAAATAAACTTATAACTAAATCAACAAACCTAGAAGCAAACTATTGACGACCAAACAATTAGTTGCCTATCTCAAGCTTAGATATTATATGCAGACACAAATATTCCTTCTAACCAAGCCTGTATAAATTAGTGGATTATTCTCACTATAGCTAGAATGGACGGTATAACAACTGAAAGTGTTGAGAGCCGTGGTGAGTGAAAGGCTTGCTTTTCTTTGAATAAGAACTAAATTTTATGGATGGATCATAATTTACAGATTGATAAAATTGCTGGTGGAGTTAGACTTGGCTTCAGTGTGATTGAAGATGAAATTACTGATGTTCCAGTGCATATAGATTGCTTAGTTTATCCCCCTACTGATGGTGTCATTCCAGTTTACCGAGCTGTAAGAAATGGACCAAAGAAAGATCAAACAGCTCCTGGGGAGCAAAGGATCATGAAAAGCCTTCTAGCTGCCCTGAAAAAATCAGTCGAAATAGCCAGACTTTGAAGCAAGCCATTATGTTGGTTGTAATAATGCATTTCCTCTGTAGTATTATGGGGGTGTTCGGCAATTCttatttatcataaataagTACTTGTCTCAATTGACTAAGGTTTGAAATAGTTTATTCTTAACTGTATAAGAACCAGCCGGGGCTAGGTAAATTTTCTCCCTAACATTCGGAGTTTAACCAGCCCCTACCCTGGGGCTATGTGATATGATAAAGAAGGGATAACAGTTTTATTTTTCTGGTTTTGAACAGGTTTTTGACATATTAATCTACTTAAACTAACtataataaaatcaattaaCCACAATAAATTATCAAACAGCTTCCATAAAACATTGATAAAGGTGATTTTTTACTGACCTGTAAATCTTTTCATGACCTCTTTGTTAATAAGATCAACGTCTTCATTCAATGGAGTCAAGATAGCACGGTCCCTGAAATATCCTGAATCATTAGAGCTGTTGCATAATTCACCATACACAGCATCAATAATAGCCTTTTTCCCATCATCTCCAGGATCAAGGTTCAATTCTGAAGGAATCTCTATCCAGCATGGTTCATTACCCTCAACAGATGGTACTGTTGGCACGACCCCATCGCCAACACTAACAACCCAATCTGCATATGGTACCTGCTGTCCTGAAATTGTCACTGGTGGAACATCAGATTCTATTCGCATATTTTTATCCAGTTTAAAAACCTTACAATAATCCCATAAGTATGACTTGTTAATAGATGCCATCACAATGTCTTCACGGCCTTTTCGGGGCAGCACAGGAAGTATCTGCCTGAAATCACCACCTAATAAGACTGTCTTCCCTCCAAACGGTTTAGTCAGGTTATTCTCATCTTTATGTCGCATAAGATCACGGATTGACCTGTCAACAGCCTCAAAAACATGTTTATGGTTCATTGGGGCTTCGTCCCATACTATCAAATCAGATTGTACAATCAGTTCTGCCAGAAATGACTGTTGTTTTATGTCACACGTGCTATTCTCATCAATGTCAATCGGTATTTTAAATCTTGAATGTGCAGTCCGGCCTCCCTCAATTAGGAGCGAAGCAATGCCAGAAGATGCAACTGCAAGTACTATTTTTCCTTCAGATCTGAGAGTGTTAATTATAGTCTTCCATAAAAAGGTCTTTCCAGTGCCACCATACCCGTATACAAAGAATAGCCCCCCTTTCTCACAGATGACATTGTTAATGacattatcaaaaatatctgcctgTTTGTCATTTAACATCTCGCGACATTTCTTTCCTTCAACTGCTAATGCATGCCTGTCATACATATTTTCTTCGTACAACAGAGTGTTTGTGCTTTGTCGTTGTAAATCTCGATCTAGTTTTGGTAAGGTTGGGAAATCTGCTAAAGTCTTACCTCTTTTTCGTAGTTGCAAGTCAACATCATATAGCGTTAGGCTCTCAAGTTGCTCGTCATTTATAACAAAAGCACGATTTGGAAAATGTTTTCTTTGTCTGTGCTCAATATCATCAGAAAAAGATTTCCAATGCTTGTCCCATAATGCTCTAACATCCGAGAtatcacaaaataataatagCGTAACAAATAACTCACGCAATTGAGCTCCGGTTTGGTGGGTGGAAGCATCTGTAATTGCAGTGTGCCATTCATCATCACATTCCAAAAGACCATGGTGAAAGCAAGCTTCTTTGTAGGTGTTGTACACTACACCATTAACTGTGCGAACATCCTCAAAAGATGTTGCACCCTTCACAATGTTCAACAACATTCTTAGATAAAACCTTTCACCTGCGATGGGAAAACAATGGGCAAATTACTCTACAAATAACATAGATGGTTGAAAATGATCATTTTTACATTGCAATAAATGTACATACCAGCGGTGGGGTGGACATACACCATGCGACCAATTACACACATCTTTTTCTTTCGCCGCTGCCATATTTTTCCGGTGTTATCCCAAAAGTATTTTTCAGGGAACTCAACAAAGGTTAAATCCCTAGCAGCTGGATCTTCTCGATTTACTCGAAACCACTGAATGAACATAGTTGCATTAGGGTCTATTCTGTCCACAACTGTCGTCAAAGTCTCGTCTTCTCGAAAGTAAACTTGTTGTTCATTCTCTAAATGAAACACTAATTTTATAACAACCGGTTTGTGATGGTGAATAGGAAATTCAAATATACGCCAACACGCCTCTGCAGAAGAAAGATAGCGGCATGAAACATATTCTTCCACCTCATTAACATTGACAATTTGTTTAGTGTCATTGGTAACTACAGCATTAGCTGTCTCAACAACGACAGTTGCTCTGTCTGGACCTTTATTCACGTATTTAAACATATACTTGATCAAACGCCCCTGATTACACCATTCAATGTTTATATGAGCCTGATACTTCACAAGAAGACCCCTGTTGTATGGAACAACAAACCTGGAGATTgatatacaatataaataagTTAGGCAGGTAGAATTACAAACCATATAGTTCTATTAACTTACTGATATGTAAAATGAGAACCTGTTGTCAATttcaatatctttttctttGAAGTGTACAGTATGCTTGTGATCCCGACGTCTGTAGACTGCATAACCGTTGGAgtcaattgtagtttcatttgtgAATTCTTTCGGATAGTATTTGGTACATTTTCCATCCTTCATGCACGGGCACTCTATGTTGTATGCTCCACATGGGCCATGGATCATATGCCTTGAAACAGCATCATAACCAATTTCATCACTTTCTTTGTCAGGAATTTCAGCACATATTAACTGGTCAATGTCATCAGTTGAGTGACACTTGTCAGATTCCTCAAGCCACACAATTATATGTGCATGGGGTAAGCCCCTTTTCTGAAATTCAATGGTATATGCAACTGCAAAGGAAACATAATCACGAGTGAGTGAACATTTATGTCAATAATTTATTCTTcaaatagaaaaattaaaagaaattgtGAATGATGAAGCTGTTTCTGCTCAGGTATATTGGCAGACTCTTTATCATCTTATGGCATTCTTTATATATGACTATTTGTGAACTGTGTTTATGCTCTTATCAACACTACTCTTCCATCTTGTTGGGTCAAATAAATTGGAAGATGTGgggcttttttttttcctgcaaCTAAATAAGAATTACACTAGATAGATG
This genomic window from Daucus carota subsp. sativus chromosome 7, DH1 v3.0, whole genome shotgun sequence contains:
- the LOC108192562 gene encoding uncharacterized protein LOC108192562 isoform X3; translated protein: MEHDEERWEKFKEDQWKRLRDIEEQSVPKMTDLEILAGKRRIKLQAGSRHNVSKNYSHVVGDYNIVTSLPVTSETLDNMESEISKKQHQHTQKRRVKDKAKERTGKKDDLNLNTSLSNSEYLRKIESEAREKKDERNKKRREKYRAQKEASKQDGLNLEIEARKKHDQLNQKRRAKYKAQKQTAGKDSAILSPAEQREARNKKRRSQYQNAEQREAQNKKRRSQYQNVGTEKREERKNKRHQAYRKENEEHNVECDASKVIVRTPQKFAALPLVSKRMRNKIKSNKAKFASSNLILDIGSADKICCHCGALMWRFEQTEKEYLLKSNKFSLCCGNGKVRLPLLRETPSELKALLDRSNPKRTMFQNNIRMYNNAFGFTSVGANMDKSINNGRGPFVYRIHGVLYHQIGSLFAEESKKPVFSQIYMYDNQEQVSKHMNFPNSEEPLDSEITECLSVMLHRVNALVDIYRQVRDRYKESEVIPGKLRLIANRDTDGRESNVPTNAYDFAGLVANSNLADDRDIVVHPHDGFLHRISVLHPCYMSLQYPLLFPWGEDGFRIDILHSGVSEKSGNKRDVVTIREYYCYRLQYRDAEGHTLIGGGRLFLQFVVDAWACIEHTRLTWVLTHQTILRSDLYNNVVDSVNKGDTNASTIGKRIVLPSSFTGSPRYMQQNYQDCMAICRKFGSPDLFITFTCNPQWPEIKEYCDKVPHCIPADRPDVMARVFKIKLELLLEDLTDNHVLGKVIGVAYTIEFQKRGLPHAHIIVWLEESDKCHSTDDIDQLICAEIPDKESDEIGYDAVSRHMIHGPCGAYNIECPCMKDGKCTKYYPKEFTNETTIDSNGYAVYRRRDHKHTVHFKEKDIEIDNRFVVPYNRGLLVKYQAHINIEWCNQGRLIKYMFKYVNKGPDRATVVVETANAVVTNDTKQIVNVNEVEEYVSCRYLSSAEACWRIFEFPIHHHKPVVIKLVFHLENEQQVYFREDETLTTVVDRIDPNATMFIQWFRVNREDPAARDLTFVEFPEKYFWDNTGKIWQRRKKKMCVIGRMVYVHPTAGERFYLRMLLNIVKGATSFEDVRTVNGVVYNTYKEACFHHGLLECDDEWHTAITDASTHQTGAQLRELFVTLLLFCDISDVRALWDKHWKSFSDDIEHRQRKHFPNRAFVINDEQLESLTLYDVDLQLRKRGKTLADFPTLPKLDRDLQRQSTNTLLYEENMYDRHALAVEGKKCREMLNDKQADIFDNVINNVICEKGGLFFVYGYGGTGKTFLWKTIINTLRSEGKIVLAVASSGIASLLIEGGRTAHSRFKIPIDIDENSTCDIKQQSFLAELIVQSDLIVWDEAPMNHKHVFEAVDRSIRDLMRHKDENNLTKPFGGKTVLLGGDFRQILPVLPRKGREDIVMASINKSYLWDYCKVFKLDKNMRIESDVPPVTISGQQVPYADWVVSVGDGVVPTVPSVEGNEPCWIEIPSELNLDPGDDGKKAIIDAVYGELCNSSNDSGYFRDRAILTPLNEDVDLINKEVMKRFTGQSKIYRSVDSVCKSTVNYESMETMYTSEYLNSLRIAGVPNHQLELKIGAPIVLLRNLAPSKGLCNGTRLIVTQLCARVIEAVIVTGNHIGQKAFIPRICMRPSDTTLPFTLKRVQFPVSLCYAMTINKSQGQTLKYVGLYLPRPVFSHGQFYVAISRVTTPLGLHIVCENETHPFVGMTKNVVYHEIFANL